One segment of Theobroma cacao cultivar B97-61/B2 chromosome 9, Criollo_cocoa_genome_V2, whole genome shotgun sequence DNA contains the following:
- the LOC18589095 gene encoding uncharacterized protein LOC18589095, giving the protein MAPKLIIYISSFGKHRISKLQIFLALDMKKACFLSMNQRTQRTRMYRLVLRKKVKFVKVSVHRNLCTLRRIVPGCEEADLETMFQRSIEHIIKLKSLVYVLRSLANSYGV; this is encoded by the coding sequence ATGGCCCCAAAGTTAATCATCTACATAAGCTCCTTTGGCAAACATCGAATTTCCAAGCTCCAAATTTTTCTTGCACTCGACATGAAAAAAGCTTGCTTCTTGTCCATGAATCAAAGAACTCAAAGGACAAGAATGTACCGTCTAGTGTTGAGAAAAAAAGTGAAGTTTGTAAAAGTTTCAGTGCATAGAAATCTTTGTACTCTGCGAAGGATTGTTCCAGGTTGCGAGGAGGCTGATTTAGAAACCATGTTTCAGAGGTCTATCGAGcatattatcaaattaaagtCACTAGTTTATGTTCTCAGAAGCCTTGCAAACTCCTATGGTGTATGA